A single genomic interval of Helianthus annuus cultivar XRQ/B chromosome 6, HanXRQr2.0-SUNRISE, whole genome shotgun sequence harbors:
- the LOC110865560 gene encoding protein RETICULATA-RELATED 3, chloroplastic — protein MASVAQIHSPHIVPKCHRVHPVHARHTSSLRLFNFSDKKQPFSPLKAKPVRPNLVDGFRPLLCSGGGSGGGSGVGHGSGGGGGNSGSGSGGSDSLGLIGFLLSGWRARVAADPQFPFKVLMEEVVGVGSAVLGDMATRPNFGLNELDFVFSTLVVGSILNFTLMYLLAPTMASSSAAGLPFIFANCPTGHMFEPGSYTLVNRLGTLVYKGTVFAAVGLAAGLVGTALSNGLIKMRKKMDPNFESPNKPPPTLLNAMTWAIHMGVSSNVRYQALNGIEYLLAKGLPPVLFKSSVIGLRMANNVLGGMTFVMLARITGSQSSGAEKVDSHLE, from the coding sequence ATGGCTTCTGTTGCTCAGATCCATTCGCCTCATATTGTGCCAAAATGCCATCGTGTTCATCCGGTTCATGCTCGGCATACATCTAGCCTCCGTTTATTTAACTTTTCAGATAAGAAGCAGCCTTTTTCACCTTTGAAAGCTAAGCCTGTTAGACCTAATTTAGTAGACGGATTTCGCCCGCTGCTGTGCAGTGGGGGTGGTAGTGGCGGTGGTTCTGGTGTTGGTCATGGCAGTGGTGGAGGAGGAGGTAACAGTGGTAGCGGTAGTGGTGGATCCGATAGTTTAGGGTTGATCGGGTTTTTGCTTAGTGGGTGGAGAGCAAGGGTTGCTGCTGATCCACAGTTCCCGTTTAAGGTTTTGATGGAGGAAGTGGTGGGTGTGGGTTCAGCCGTTCTTGGTGACATGGCGACCCGCCCAAATTTTGGGCTGAACGAGCTTGATTTCGTTTTTTCAACGCTTGTTGTAGGATCAATCTTGAATTTCACCCTTATGTATCTATTAGCACCCACTATGGCTTCTTCATCAGCAGCAGGCCTCCCTTTTATTTTCGCCAATTGCCCTACAGGCCACATGTTTGAGCCCGGTTCTTATACCCTTGTGAACCGTTTGGGAACACTTGTTTACAAAGGAACAGTTTTTGCAGCAGTAGGTTTAGCAGCGGGATTAGTGGGAACCGCGCTGTCGAATGGATTGATCAAGATGAGGAAGAAGATGGATCCTAACTTTGAGTCCCCAAACAAACCACCACCGACGCTTTTGAATGCTATGACCTGGGCAATTCATATGGGTGTGAGCAGTAATGTGAGGTACCAAGCGTTGAACGGGATTGAATACTTGCTGGCGAAGGGGCTGCCGCCTGTTTTGTTCAAATCCTCTGTGATTGGTTTGAGAATGGCGAACAATGTTCTTGGAGGGATGACTTTCGTGATGTTGGCGAGGATAACGGGGTCACAAAGCTCCGGCGCGGAAAAGGTAGATAGCCATCTTGAGTAA
- the LOC110944816 gene encoding uncharacterized protein LOC110944816, protein MLGSLNCTHWEWATCPTAWKGQRHHGDHDGPTLILQAVASQDLWIWHVYFGMAGANNDIAVLQSSNLLDDFIDGVAPDTSFYVNDVEYKYGYYLTDGIHPEWATFVKTLSCPDDEKRMYYKKKQKSTRKDIERAFGVLKRDGLSLPSRRGYLKKVK, encoded by the coding sequence ATGTTGGGTAGTCTTAATTGTACACACTGGGAGTGGGCGACATGTCCAACTGCTTGGAAAGGGCAACGCCATCATGGTGACCACGATGGTCCTACCCTAATATTACAAGCGGTCGCATCTcaagatttatggatttggcatgtgTACTTTGGCATGGCCGGTGCGAACAATGACATCGCAGTTTTACAATCTTCGAATCTTTTAGACGATTTCATAGATGGTGTTGCACCAGATACTTCATTCTATGTAAACGACGTGGAGTATAAGTATGGGTACTATCTCACAGACGGTATTCATCCGGAATGGGCGACGTTTGTGAAAACTCTTTCGTGTCCAGATGACGAGAAAAGAATGTATTACAAGAAGAAACAAAAGTCAACAAGAAAAGATATCGAGCGGGCTTTCGGTGTGTTAAAAAGAGATGGTCTTTCATTGCCCAGCCGTCGAGGATACTTGAAAAAGGTAAAATGA